In Paenibacillus sp. 1781tsa1, one DNA window encodes the following:
- a CDS encoding aldo/keto reductase — MTTAQTAQHLQSTVTLHNGVPMPWFGLGVFKVEEGSELIEAVKNAIKHGYRSIDTAAIYGNEAGVGQAIAEALQENNLKREELFVTSKVWNADLGYEETLAAFDTTLNKLGLEYLDLYLIHWPKAGKYKAAWKAIEELYAAGRIKAIGVSNFQIHHLEDLMQDAKVKPMINQVEYHPRLTQVELKAFCEKHGIQLEAWSPLMQGQLLDNPVLTAIASAKGKSVAQVILRWDLQNGVITIPKSTKEHRIIENSSIFDFELSNEEMDQISALNEDVRVGPDPDNFDF; from the coding sequence ATGACAACAGCTCAAACCGCACAACATTTACAATCCACAGTAACTCTGCATAACGGTGTTCCTATGCCTTGGTTCGGACTTGGTGTATTTAAGGTAGAAGAAGGATCTGAACTGATCGAAGCTGTGAAAAATGCGATTAAACATGGCTACCGCAGTATCGATACTGCTGCCATATACGGTAATGAAGCCGGTGTTGGACAAGCGATTGCAGAAGCTTTGCAAGAAAACAACCTGAAACGCGAAGAACTGTTCGTTACATCTAAAGTATGGAATGCAGACCTCGGATATGAAGAGACACTTGCGGCTTTTGATACCACATTGAACAAATTGGGACTGGAATACCTGGACCTGTATCTGATTCACTGGCCTAAGGCAGGCAAATACAAAGCAGCCTGGAAAGCAATCGAGGAGCTGTACGCAGCAGGTCGCATTAAGGCTATTGGGGTAAGCAACTTCCAGATTCATCATCTCGAAGACCTGATGCAGGATGCCAAAGTGAAACCGATGATTAATCAGGTGGAATATCACCCTCGCCTGACTCAGGTTGAACTCAAGGCTTTCTGCGAAAAGCATGGTATCCAGCTCGAAGCATGGTCCCCTCTGATGCAAGGTCAGCTGTTGGACAATCCAGTACTCACGGCGATTGCCTCAGCCAAAGGCAAATCCGTTGCACAAGTCATCCTGCGTTGGGATCTGCAAAATGGGGTCATTACCATTCCGAAGTCCACCAAGGAACACCGGATTATTGAGAATTCCTCCATCTTCGACTTTGAACTTTCCAATGAAGAGATGGATCAGATCAGTGCTCTGAACGAAGATGTACGTGTTGGACCTGACCCGGACAACTTTGATTTCTAA
- a CDS encoding MFS transporter, translated as MLQDSKRSTWALLALAISAFAIGTTEFISVGLLPLIADDLGISVTTAGLTVTLYALGVTFGAPVLTSLTSTISRKTLLLAIMIVFIAGNTMAALSTGITMLLIARVVSALAHGVFMSIGSTIAADLVPANRRASAIAIMFSGLTIATVTGVPLGTLIGQHWGWRAAFILIVVIGIVAMIGNMILVPSTLKRGTRTAFRDQLKLVTGGRLLLAFVITAVGYGGTFVVFTYLSPLLHDISGYSEKTVAFILLLYGIAIAVGNIIGGRAANRNPLKALFYMFIIQTIILGVMYFTVPFKLAALLTIMGMGLLAFMNVPGLQMYVVTLAERYAPQAKDVASAFNIAAFNAGIAIGAYLGGVINDSIGLIHTTWVGALMVLVAVILTAWAKMLESKDQHASV; from the coding sequence ATGTTACAAGATTCAAAACGCAGCACGTGGGCACTGCTAGCACTGGCCATTAGTGCATTCGCGATCGGTACCACAGAATTTATCAGCGTTGGGCTCCTGCCCCTCATTGCCGATGACCTGGGCATTTCCGTAACTACAGCGGGACTGACCGTTACTTTATATGCATTAGGCGTTACCTTTGGGGCTCCTGTTCTGACCTCACTGACGTCTACCATATCACGCAAAACGCTATTGCTTGCCATCATGATTGTCTTCATTGCGGGTAACACGATGGCTGCACTGTCGACGGGCATCACCATGTTACTCATTGCAAGAGTGGTGTCCGCTCTGGCACACGGAGTGTTCATGTCCATAGGCTCCACGATTGCAGCCGATCTGGTGCCTGCCAACCGCAGGGCGAGTGCCATTGCCATCATGTTCTCTGGTTTAACGATAGCTACTGTAACTGGCGTACCTCTCGGTACACTTATCGGTCAACATTGGGGCTGGCGCGCTGCTTTTATCCTGATTGTTGTGATTGGTATCGTTGCCATGATTGGGAACATGATACTCGTGCCATCCACGCTGAAGCGAGGAACACGAACAGCATTTCGGGATCAGCTGAAGCTGGTTACAGGTGGACGCTTGCTGCTTGCTTTTGTCATCACTGCCGTTGGGTACGGAGGAACATTTGTTGTTTTTACGTACCTGTCCCCGTTATTGCATGATATCAGCGGATACTCCGAGAAAACAGTTGCGTTCATTCTGTTGTTGTACGGAATCGCCATTGCTGTCGGCAATATCATCGGCGGCAGAGCAGCCAATCGTAACCCGCTCAAGGCCCTCTTCTACATGTTCATCATTCAGACCATCATTCTCGGCGTGATGTACTTCACCGTTCCGTTTAAGTTGGCAGCACTCCTAACCATCATGGGTATGGGACTACTTGCTTTCATGAATGTGCCTGGTCTTCAGATGTATGTAGTAACTCTGGCTGAACGATATGCACCACAGGCCAAAGATGTAGCCTCAGCCTTTAACATCGCCGCATTTAATGCAGGGATTGCTATAGGTGCCTATTTGGGTGGCGTGATCAATGACTCCATTGGTTTGATTCACACGACATGGGTCGGAGCCTTGATGGTTCTCGTAGCTGTAATCCTGACCGCATGGGCTAAAATGCTGGAAAGCAAAGATCAACATGCATCCGTCTAA